A window from Carassius gibelio isolate Cgi1373 ecotype wild population from Czech Republic chromosome B3, carGib1.2-hapl.c, whole genome shotgun sequence encodes these proteins:
- the LOC127951766 gene encoding major facilitator superfamily domain-containing protein 6-like, with protein MRKKGAMQKSKQWNVKAALRLAGLFHFLHSCGSGCLLPFLTLYFRNLGLSAAMIGIIMASKHLLALLWRPFSSVLARQYDKRRAVIVGSLLSSAVVVLTLLLFPSTGSQAESGRCNTSQPDADPTTILERTMVPSQSNATVYSINQTSVSTEPSVEVTTLVSSNWSARGLKTLKKPEQEDDPHSEFLGSLKIMDARHQMFFLVLIVMGLWELMAAPLEWTADDGLYEYLDFVDATDHYNGVKVWKPLGAAFGNCVVGVLVTSLFCLIGTTLEFYSYTVFMILTIPTAALLPIYLRKRERPTSGGFKALQLVHGNLQAILCATTVVLMGMVSSAVSDFLLWHMQDCGATEIHMGISLALAHLSQTGFALFAGRLSRFLKCHGWLLVLAVVSLALQSLYYSFLWGPWAVIPAQLLAGFSTGALWWSVTLQSEDIATPGTEKTILRLFEVLSLELGAAFGSLAAGFVVQKFGVRVLFQGTAVTLALWSSALAVLKWKIPRQRRINYSRLLAADTEMSESESDQEKDWLETAMEDDARGINKWTADKS; from the coding sequence atgAGGAAGAAGGGAGCAATGCAGAAGAGCAAGCAGTGGAATGTGAAGGCGGCTTTGCGGCTGGCAGGTCTCTTTCACTTCCTCCATTCCTGTGGCTCCGGTTGCCTTCTTCCCTTCCTGACCCTCTACTTCCGAAACTTGGGTCTCAGCGCCGCCATGATTGGTATCATCATGGCGTCCAAGCACCTGCTCGCTCTGTTGTGGCGCCCGTTCTCCAGCGTCCTCGCCAGACAGTACGACAAGCGGCGGGCGGTCATAGTGGGCTCTCTGCTCAGCTCGGCAGTGGTGGTTTTGACTCTTCTGCTCTTCCCATCCACAGGAAGCCAAGCTGAAAGTGGACGGTGTAACACCAGTCAACCCGATGCTGATCCCACTACCATTCTAGAGAGGACAATGGTCCCATCGCAATCAAACGCTACTGTTTACTCAATAAACCAAACATCTGTAAGTACAGAGCCCTCTGTTGAAGTTACCACACTTGTAAGCTCCAACTGGTCAGCAAGAGGCCTAAAAACTTTGAAGAAGCCTGAACAGGAAGATGATCCTCACAGTGAGTTCCTTGGGAGCCTAAAGATTATGGATGCCCGGCATCAGATGTTCTTTCTGGTTCTCATTGTGATGGGTTTGTGGGAGTTAATGGCCGCCCCATTGGAGTGGACAGCGGATGATGGACTCTACGAATACTTGGATTTCGTAGATGCCACCGATCACTATAATGGTGTGAAGGTCTGGAAGCCACTTGGAGCTGCTTTTGGCAACTGTGTGGTTGGAGTTCTTGTAACCAGCCTGTTTTGTCTTATAGGAACTACATTGGAGTTTTACTCCTACACTGTGTTTATGATCCTAACCATCCCAACAGCTGCGCTGCTACCTATATACCTCCGCAAGCGTGAGCGGCCCACTAGTGGAGGCTTTAAGGCACTACAATTGGTGCATGGGAACTTGCAAGCGATACTTTGTGCAACCACTGTCGTCTTGATGGGCATGGTGAGCTCAGCTGTGTCAGATTTCCTCTTATGGCACATGCAGGACTGCGGTGCTACTGAAATCCACATGGGCATCTCTTTAGCCTTGGCGCACTTAAGCCAAACTGGCTTTGCTCTATTTGCTGGGCGTCTCTCCCGGTTTCTAAAGTGCCACGGTTGGTTACTAGTACTGGCCGTTGTTAGTTTAGCCCTGCAGTCTCTTTATTATTCCTTCCTGTGGGGCCCGTGGGCTGTAATACCCGCTCAACTGCTGGCGGGCTTCAGCACCGGCGCCCTCTGGTGGTCCGTAACATTGCAAAGTGAAGACATCGCCACTCCCGGCACGGAAAAGACCATTTTAAGGCTTTTCGAGGTGCTTTCTCTGGAGTTGGGAGCGGCGTTTGGCAGTCTAGCAGCTGGGTTTGTGGTGCAAAAATTTGGGGTCCGGGTGCTTTTCCAAGGCACTGCAGTCACTCTGGCTTTGTGGAGCAGCGCTCTTGCCGTACTCAAGTGGAAGATTCCTCGGCAGCGCCGGATAAACTACTCACGCCTGCTGGCCGCTGACACAGAGATGAGCGAGTCTGAGTCAGACCAGGAGAAAGACTGGCTTGAGACGGCTATGGAAGACGACGCCAGGGGGATCAACAAGTGGACAGCGGATAAATCTTAA
- the LOC127951860 gene encoding phosphoinositide 3-kinase regulatory subunit 6, which yields MEGTFGGVSSVVESSLYHNVHSILRELDAEPQAGSACNKGMLRWTLHNRVENNPSISVPLLRVLIKELEKAERIDSKIRIIPLLHTLVYTVLQSVFIPEDLYRRMYLCLESLVKLPEPYCAVALNYARQMKMEQNAPGILYQRRVSAEHNLCNDLYPLREKVFVFVDPVVFPLSLVSALKADVECADPGRDSMIYKRRVILHTVLAGLGKKCQVDQLSQSLEHLGEELDLHFQDLVTILEQRTEDGPSDDNQYKTRLQEFYQDILTAAKDPSCPASQAETQLPSPEVSFHVWTKEDVIWNELVNFALYTDRNPASLDEDDLKRTSVVSTDSGIEGDMPISELSSIMLESQGGPEEQSSSKSFYRRLCMRCPKAGNRMTLMMEAIKGNEGSSLTKEQRNLTARILVMGDDRTLGRLARTLHTIRKKETRHLLLTKRVNIEMYYIPVTDQTLSPVQEGVPEDMLTLAGYLGSVDPWYDCNINGLGAMILKLAQMKSTQSESSGPNTFLLDIISYYTRVSLHPVHLPIYSVKICFSGLSSTTVEEVFVAQLAVDFPEVKRYKATFKDTIKGSVRYKKYNPQEFHGSVVSINYRKASISDREKEMGMSLATSGMLISVLPSCRVRSLHSVSISLQDMNPTRPSTHSFRAVSANIRVLEEQTFTVCLDKDPRKTFRNVHSIKVSPCLDPGYSHQPSTKSKYSLGEGSESLGKYVNKTLTLPINTFCGTEQ from the exons ATGGAAGGAACAT TCGGTGGTGTGTCCTCAGTCGTGGAGTCTAGTCTCTACCACAATGTTCATTCCATCCTCCGAGAACTGGACGCTGAACCTCAGGCTGGATCAGCCTGCAATAAAG gcatGTTGAGATGGACTCTGCATAACAGGGTGGAAAATAACCCATCTATCAGTGTCCCTCTTTTGAGGGTTCTCATAAAAGAGCTTGAAAAG GCGGAGAGAATCGATTCCAAGATTCGCATTATTCCTTTACTTCACACACTTGTCTACACGGTCCTGCAG TCTGTATTCATTCCAGAAGATCTATATCGAAGGATGTATTTATGCTTGGAAAGTTTAGTTAAGTTACCTGAACCCTACTGTGCAGTCGCTCTCAACTATGCCAGACAGATGAAAATGGAACAAAATGCACCAG GAATACTGTATCAGAGGAGAGTCAGTGCCGAACATAATTTATGCAATGATCTTTATCCACTCCGTGAGAA GGTGTTTGTGTTTGTAGATCCTGTTGTGTTTCCTCTGTCTCTGGTGAGTGCGCTGAAGGCTGACGTGGAGTGTGCAGACCCAGGAAGAGACTCAATGATCTACAAACGCAGAGTTATACTGCACACAGTGCTAGCTGGATTAGGAAAGAAGTGCCAGGTTGACCAGCTCTCACAGTCTCTAGAG catttaggTGAGGAACTGGATCTCCACTTCCAGGATCTCGTCACCATCCTAGAGCAGAGAACAGAAGATGGACCTTCTGATGATAATCAGTACAAAACAAGATTACAGGAGTTCTACCAAGACATCCTGACTGCTGCCAAAG ATCCGTCATGTCCAGCCTCACAAGCAGAAACTCAGCTGCCCAGTCCTGAGGTCAGCTTCCATGTCTGGACCAAAGAGGATGTGATAT ggaatgagcTGGTTAACTTTGCACTTTACACGGACCGAAACCCTGCTAGTCTGGATGAGGATGACCTGAAGCGTACCTCTGTCGTGTCCACGGACAGCGGCATAGAGGGAGACATGCCCATCAGTGAGCTCTCCTCTATAATGCTGGAGTCTCAGGGCGGCCCAGAGGAGCAGAGCAGCTCTAAGTCCTTCTACAGGAGGCTGTGTATGCGATGTCCCAAAGCTGGCAACAGAATGACACTCATGATGGAGGCCATTAAGGGAAATGAAGGATCCAGCCTCACTAAAGAGCAAAGGAACCTCACGGCTCGGATCCTTGTAATGGGTGACGACAGAACGCTAGGACGGCTCGCCAGGACTCTCCACACTATACG GAAAAAGGAGACACGACATCTGCTGCTGACAAAGAGAGTGAATATAGAGATGTATTACATTCCAGTGACGGACCAAACACTTTCCCCTGTTCAG GAGGGTGTTCCTGAAGACATGCTGACATTGGCAGGATATTTGGGAAGCGTGGACCCGTGGTATGACTGTAATATCAACGGTTTGGGAGCCATGATACTAAAACTGGCACAGATG AAATCAACTCAGAGTGAATCTTCAGGCCCCAACACCTTCCTGCTAGATATCATCTCATACTACACACGTGTCAGTCTGCATCCGGTGCACCTTCCCATCTACTCTGTCAAG ATCTGCTTCTCTGGCCTCAGCAGCACCACAGTAGAGGAGGTGTTTGTGGCTCAGCTCGCTGTGGACTTTCCCGAGGTCAAACGCTACAAAGCAACATTTAAAGACACAATTAAag GTTCAGTGCGTTACAAAAAATACAACCCACAAGAATTTCATGGTTCAGTTGTGTCAATTAATTATAGAAAG GCTTCAATAAGTGATAGAGAAAAGGAGATGGGAATGTCTTTGGCAACAAGTGGCATGTTGATCAGTGTTTTGCCTTCATGCAGAGTCAGAA GTCTACACAGTGTCAGCATAAGTTTACAAGATATGAATCCCACAAGGCCCAGCACA CATTCATTCAGAGCTGTTAGTGCCAATATCAGAGTGCTAGAGGAGCAGACATTCACAGTCTGTTTGGATAAAGACCCACGTAAAACATTTAGGAATGTCCATAG CATTAAAGTTTCTCCATGCTTGGACCCGGGATACTCCCATCAGCCGAGTACAAAATCCAAGTACAGTTTGGGAGAGGGAAGTGAATCGCTGGGCAAATATGTCAACAAGACCCTCACGCTACCAATCAACACCTTCTGTGGCACTGAGCAATGA